The Tamandua tetradactyla isolate mTamTet1 chromosome 6, mTamTet1.pri, whole genome shotgun sequence genome contains the following window.
ACAGCAAGGCTTTAAAAAACATCTATTTTCAAAGGATGTTCTGTCACTTGTTCCAATTCAGCCATTAATACCTGGTATACTACCATGTAACTGAAACTAATATTCAAATAGTGTACAAAACCCTCAGTCattaaagagattcagtcatgcTTACTTATGTTACTTGTAATATTTATAAGGGTTTTCAATAAGGGTTCAAATTAAGTCTTTGTGGCGAATCTTTAGTTAGTACAATAGGTTAAATTAAGTCTTTCCAGGATTCCATTTAGTCAAGATTTTAAGAATCCTTTTATGTGTAGTCTGAGTATATGACTATTTAGTATGAATACTGCAAAGGtcctcaggtttttttttcttttttttctttagggaCAGGGATACTTTTCATAAAAACGAGTAAACTACTTTTCATTATAACCAACGATTTTCAACATTTTTCCTGTATCATCTATACCTGAGGAAAGCTATGTAACACAAAATCTGCTGCTGATCCCAAGATCAGTGATCAGAAGACTATTCAGTAAATTCTtaacaatataattttaataaaaacagatgttttccattattccaaacTGACTTTTACTAATAACGTAtaacttaaagtatattttgttatattagGTGTTGCCACTgcgaaaaaaaaaacagttgggaATAAAAGAATCACAGTATTAGTGTGTCAGTATTTTGAAATCGGCTGGATGAATGTTTACTAAAATGTGAAACAATTTAAATGACAAAACGAATTTTACAttggaaaagtaattttttacTAGCTGCTTTAGTAACTTACATATATTTCTGTTTGCTGAGGTCTGAAGTTCCACTGGAGACTTGCATGCACATCTGCATTAAAGGTAACTTTAATGATGCGATCCTTAACAGGCACCATGGTTTCAATCTGGTCTGAAGCATGGCCTGCCACTGCAGATCCTCCAAGTCCAGTAGTCTAAAGATAGTAAAGCATATTGTGTTAATACATTCAGGAGCTGATGATCtgttggaaaaaatattaaaatttaagtaCACTTTAAGTTCAGTAATCCAGTTGGAGCCAACTGGGTTATATATGCTTGCTATCACTGTCTATGTCAatggtttgaacattttttagacTGTCAAGGGCTTATATTTGTTAGTCATTCAGATATTTTCAGTAAACCCTTCACTATCTCAGTGTCAAAATGAGTCATTTAGGAGAACCAGACTCTCTAAATTAGTGAACTATTATTATTGGTAATAGAGCTCAGGATGTTTAGCTTAATTTTTCAATAGACATACTTCCTTTTATTGTTAATATTCCATTAGTTATTATtcattaatagaaataaaaatcacccacAAACTGAtcatttcaatgaaaatatttaaataatttcactttTCCATGTTCCTGTCAGGTCCTTTTCTGTATCATTACTGTTATAGTccaaattagttttaaaaaaattatttatttctatactcTGCTTTCCTCAGGCATCATAAGCATTTTCCCATTTTGGTtaatgtttctgtatatttttctgtACTTGTCTGCAAGTACAGCTTTTATAGACACAATAAGTTAATCAGAGCACTGAATTTCTTTGGCACCAGGACAATGTATATCTGATACTTCTTGGCCTATTTTCATTGCCATTAGCTGTTTCCTTAGCAGAGATGCTTTAAAATCAATCCTTACTTCCAGGGTCATCATTTTTCTATGCTTGTGGTTGTCAGAATTCTGTTCTCTGGAAAATTAACCTATTACTATACTAGGGAAAAGATACAAAATTTGAGACTAGGGAAAGACTCACTGTGAAATACAGTCTTACAATCTTCTGCATGTTAACACAGGTCAACCAGCTTCACTCTGCTGCTGAGCATCCTTAGCAAATTACACTATAATCCCGAAGAGTATCAGAAGGCCAAGCATTTATTTACCCTTGTTTAATAGACAAGTATATTCTTCTGCCCGAAAAGAGTACTATGTTTGAGTTTTAAGATGTAATTCCCTTTCCAGAATAATTTCTGAAAAtcacttgaattaaaaaaaaaatgttaatggccacccccaccccccaacatttctgtttttctgaatagGCAGTCTTTGAATTTATGTTCTTCAAATTTCTAAGTACAGGGCttggagaaatgaaaaccaaaaaagagtagaaaagggcactgaaaagaaaatgttcaggGTCCTAGACTAGTTCTCCCACTAACTAGCTCCAAGAACTgactaaatttattattttggggCTACatttttcttacctgtaaaataaATTCACTAGTGGTATTAAGTgagctatttttttctctaaaagttttGTGATTCTAGATAAAATAGCGGTTctaatcagaatctctgggataGGGGAGTCCAGGCATGCACTCTTTTAAAAATGACACTAAAGTTTTGGattaaaatttctgattttttatttatcgtcatcctctcatcttttttcccttaaaaaatgcAAGAGCATGAGCACGcgcgtgtgtgtgcacgcacacaccCACACCTACAATACTGCCATTCACTTAAATTTAGGGCAGGGTTTCTCAGTcttggcactactgacattttgggctggataattcctTCTTGTATGCACTGTagggtgtttagcagcatccttgccCATTAGATGCCAGAAGCATGCCCCACCACCCAGTTGTGACACCAAAGATATCTCCatacattgccaaatgtcccccagGGGATAAATTGCTTTCCTCCATCTTCTAGTGGGTTgtggagatctttatttcctgTATGGTTTAAACAACTGGAAGATTTTGGGGTTCACAGGTGTTGCAGATGATCTGATTAAAATGAATTCACATTTTACACTCATCCTCCGAAAATCAAGCTACTGCATTTCCCACATAAATGATGACACtagaagactgaaaagaaaagccCTTTTCTACTGCTGCAGTTACCATTGGAACAGGAAGAGGTAGTTGATCTCTATACTGACAGCAAAGTAAATCAGGGATTAATGATGGTGGCAGGGAAGAGCAGTAGCTCCTGTTATGTAAGCGGGTGATCCCGAATCCCAAAGAATTACCTGAGGGATCTTTAAAAATTGATGCCTGGCTCACTTCCAGACATTGACAAAAGCAAGTAGTGTGAGTTGACACTGGGATTTTTAAAACACCCAGGTGACTAACGTGGAACAAAGTTTGGGAATTACTATCTTTATACACTTAACGAATACATATGACATAGCTATCACACGgcgtgtttttaaaaaacatattcctGGGCCCTACCCCAAACAAAATCTCTGGGATAGAGGTGCCCTATCATGTGTATTCTACACGTGATCCTATTGCTGAGTTAAGAAGTAAATTACTGCGTTAAAAACTAAGGAGAAACATATGAAATAGGTAGAGTTCGCCTTTGCTGGTGATTCTCAAATATTAGGCTTCATCAGCATCAGTAGAGGgcttattaaaatacaaattgctGGCCCCCgactcccagagtttctgattctgtaGGTCTGGAATGGGGCCCAAGAAAAGCGCGctttaacaagctcccaggtgatgctgatgtagGCCGAAGGAACACACTTTGACAATCACTGCCTtgagaactgctgtcacagagctTCTAATCTAAAAGGGAGCTCAAAGTAAACACACTGGTTAATCCATGCTTATTTGTAGGGAAGAACACCTCCTATTTCCAGGGTTAACTAACCTTAGCACATAAACCACGAGTGGCTCACATAATGAATGCAgtatataaattacattttaaaagctgGCATATGTGTAGGCCGTGGGCTGGGATCAAGCACAATGTTAATAGATCTCGGATTACAGACTGCGGACCTTTCTGGTGGGGGGATCTCGGATTACAGACTGCGGACCTTTCtggtggggggaggagaggggtaGCTCGAGATCGGATATTTCAAAAATGCCGAATGGTGAAAGCATGATCACCACGGTGAGCTGAGTTCTATTTGCAGCTTTACCACTAACTTCCTTGATGACCCTGGGTAAATTACTCTTGGATTCATTTCTCTCTGGTAATTAGATGGGCGTAAGGCAGTCCCTTAAACATCTCTTCCCACTAGGGCACTGTGGAGCGATCGCTGTAGTGGGATCTTTCCAGCACCTGCGCGCCCCTACTACCTGTGCCAACCGGGTGGACAGCGCCGGCCCCTACCTGGCAATAGAGCCGATAGAGGGGGACGGCGGCGTAGGAGGCCCCCAGCATACCCACTGCAGCTGCAGCCACGTACGTGAGAAGAGTCTTATTCCGCCGTCTCCAGTCGTCTGCCTGCTGGCGCGTGAAAGGGTTCGTGCTCTTCCGCCGCCGTAGCAACGGCGCGGCCAGGTCCCGGGCCAGGCTCGAACACCCCCATGTCCGTAGCTGCCTAAGACCCCTCTCAGCACCTCCTGTACCACGCCATCTCGGCCTGAGAAATGGTTCTACTTCAGCCTTGGTTGGATATCTAGGGTGGCTCCACCGCCAGCCACACAAACTGACACCCTTCCATCCGAGTCGACAAAACCCTCCCATACCTCCCGGAAAGAACATCCGTGGGTCCGGGAGGAGAGGCCAGTTCTCGCGATGCATGCTCTCTCGCGATATTTGGATTGAGCCCTCTGCTGCCTTGACTACGAAGCTGTTCAGGTGGCCGCGCTCTATTCGGTCTACGGAGGCCGGGCTGTCAGATTGCGGGTAAGTTCGCGTTTTGCTTCCTGACTGTTCCTACTACACTTCTTTGCTCACTTCAGGGTCTCTCTAACTTACTTTTATCGAGACGCCTTGGTTCCTCCGCGTGCAAGCTCATCATCAGTTGGGATTGTACTCTTAAGATCTTAAACTCCTTCGTTCTTTGTCTCGACCTAGCGGCCCCCAGTGGCAGCTCTCCTGGGCCCTTTTACCTGGGGTTCTCTGGCCTCCCGCCCGCTACTTGTGATGTGGCCTCAAGAATAGGCTTTCCAGGAGGCCTTCCTGTGTTGACCCTAGCTTTCTCGACCACCTACAACATCTGCCATTTCCTTAGCCTTTGGGCAGTGTGTTCTGCTTCGCCGCTTTACCGCTCCTTACCCAGTTGAAATCTCAGCTTCTGGAGCAGGAGAGACGTTGTGAAACTGAATTTTGTTTAAtggagaatgaccaggttatgagggtcatttaaggaagaattgaaggaaattGGGATCTTCCTCTTCTAGACAAGACCTGTGTAACATGTAATAGCTCTTCACTTGTCCAAAGGATAACCTATCACCAGAGTGGGGCAGATAGTATTGCAGATTTCAGTGTAATGGAAGTATCTTTGTAGGAACTATAAAATAGTGATTACAAACTCATGTCTTGAGGTTAGGTGGGTCTAGATTCATACATGAATCCTCACTTCTGGTCTTGGGTCGTTTAGGCCAAGGTATATCAGCTCTGTAAGCCAAGGTTGGTTTCCCTCGTTTGCAAAATGGAAATCATAATAGTAAAGGAGAATATGTATATTGAGTGATTTTTCAGTTCCTGAGGTATAgtaaatgtttagtaaaattaGATATTTTTCTAATGGGCAGATCAGGTACAGTTACCTCCACTTTTATGGATAAGTAAAGTGAAGACCAGAGAAGTTACATGACTACATGTATTTATTCTACTCTTACCTGGTGTCTTAGGACACTATTCAAGCTACTGGTGTTACAGCACAGAACAAGTCAGACAAGATCACTTCTGTTATAGAGTGTACATTCTACTGGGAGACTTGGTATAATCAAGTTAAGTAAGGGAATTTCAGATAACATCATTGCAATGAAGGCAATGGAATAGGATCATGTGGTTGAAAATGATGAGGAGGGTAATAAAGTAAGGTCTTTCtgaaaaggtgacatttgagcctAGTCTTGAATGATCAGAAGATGCTCCCTACACAGTGGCAATTCCAGGCCACGCAGAGGCCCAGAGACAGGAAAGAGGTGGTGTAACTGAAGAATAGAAAGGAGGGCAGCCTAGTGAGCAGGAGGAAAATGGTAGGAAATGGGGTCAGAGTAGGTACATTGGGGCCAGATAGTATGGAGCCTTTTTATGCCATGTCCAAgggtttgaattttattctaaaagtaatAAGAACCTCTTGGAGTTTTTAAGCATGTGAGTTACATGATctgaatcacatttttaaaaccatatttgTTACTTTGTGGAAAATGGATGAAAGGAGAGCAAGAATGCTAGTGGAACAGTTAGGAGGCAATTGCAGTAGTCCAGGTGAGTGTTCATGGTCACCAAgtaattgatttactttggccTAGTGCAAGAAAACCTGCAGAGTCAATAAAATCAAAgtctcttcagattttttttctacttgGCATGCTATCTTCCAAAAATTTTAAGAATCTCTGAGACTACAAGTGTATTTCTATTATGggaatgtttgaaaatattttccaccCATGTGTATCTTGGTTTCTTGTACTATATTGTCAGCAGCTTCAGGACAAGACATcactcttaatttttaatttttttgcagcATGGAATCCACATGTAAATGTTAATGTCATGAAGCCAGTAATACACTCCCTCTGACCACTCTTTTTCTCCAGGCAAAGACTTCTGTGTAACTCCAGTTAGCAATCTCAGCATGTCAGTAATAGTGTTTTTGTCTTGGctttcctgtatttttctttttaattgcaaaatgGTACAGTAATCTTGAGAATTGGTGGTACTTCTTGTAATTTTCTactttaatgaaaagaaaatatgcttCATATCTGGACTTAATATGATAATATGAAATGACAGTTCATGCTTATGAAGTACTTTTTgaatgatttgaatatttttgttgattCAGTTATATTGAGAATGTACTGTGTATAATCAAAGAACATCATTAGTTAACTAATACCTTTAGTTAAGCTACCaattaactttattttgaaataatttaaacaatataAAAGTTGAAGAAATAGTACGGGCATTTCCCACATATCCTTCACCCAAATTCTCCTACACATTTGAGAGAAAGTTTTAGTCATAATACTCCAGTATAGTaactttaatatttaaatgtctGTTTCTTAAATTGCAAGAACATTCTCTCCTTTATAACCATAGGGCAGACATTAAAATCAGCATgtagggtggtgtgacggtggctcagtggcagaattctcacctgccatgctggagacctgggtttgattcccggtgcctgcccatgcgaaaaaaaaaaaaaggaaaaaagaatcagcaTGTTAACGTTGATCTAATATTATTGTGTAATCCATGGACTccattcaaattttcccatttgttcCATAGATTTTCTTTTGAGGCCTAGGGTCCTATCTAGGATCACATGTTACATTGAGTtgtcctctttttgtttttttttttttaatctgaaagagTTCTTTTGTCTTCTTGTCTTTCAAAACCTTAACATTTTTGAAGAATGCAGACTGATTGCTTgatagaatgtccctcaatttgagGTGTGTTTACTCATAATTTGTGTGTCTTTGGAAAAAATATCATAGAATAATAGTGTGAAATCCTCTTGAGAATCACATGATATCAATGTGTTCCATTACTGGTATtgttaacttattttttatttttagaataacaaaaaatattttactaaaacaTAAGATTTACAGAAgtttccagaaaagccatacaaAATGGTCACAAATTTCTTTTTGAAGGGAGGATTCTGTCTACACTTGATAGCAAAGTCACAATGTTATTGGTGAAGGCTGCAATATTTGTTTAATGTTCACATTTTGGTTAGCACAAAATGTCTTGTCCATCCATAGCGTCTCAGTAAAGTTAGTCTTGGCTAAAAGACATATTCTAAAAGAATACTGGTTAGCTGCTTTTAACCAATGCATTTAATAGATCACTATAAAAACGGGAGAAAGagctcagaaaattaaaatatcattacctttctcctgagaaataaaataaaaatacccatACCCCTGCAGCTAGTCGTGACAATTACATTCATTCACCGTGCTTCATACTTAATCTATGATggagagaaatgaataaaagcagGAGAGGGGCCACTGCTTTTAAACATTTCACAATGATCCAGATGATACTTTTAGCCT
Protein-coding sequences here:
- the COX11 gene encoding cytochrome c oxidase assembly protein COX11, mitochondrial produces the protein MFFPGGMGGFCRLGWKGVSLCGWRWSHPRYPTKAEVEPFLRPRWRGTGGAERGLRQLRTWGCSSLARDLAAPLLRRRKSTNPFTRQQADDWRRRNKTLLTYVAAAAVGMLGASYAAVPLYRLYCQTTGLGGSAVAGHASDQIETMVPVKDRIIKVTFNADVHASLQWNFRPQQTEIYVVPGETALAFYKAKNPTDKPIIGISTYNIVPFEAGQYFNKIQCFCFEEQRLNPQEEVDMPVFFYIDPEFAEDPRMVNVDLITLSYTFFEAKEGQKLPVPGYN